Proteins co-encoded in one Halococcoides cellulosivorans genomic window:
- a CDS encoding helix-turn-helix domain-containing protein yields the protein MRELAFALEYDPGCNAVADALAAHPDARIRSLSVHVTDDRLWRVDHATGGSDALAAIESAFRDADYYADCLATDDCGATQTTDVLDRSDDTLVLFSYWERSPVCVSVPHLARDHLGDGLLFDTRHEQRHYTWRIIHSGEGDESAFFGALEDALGECAAIEMLRSGATAATDAEMPAEQRAALRAAVEHGYYETPREVDVSDLAAHLDVPRSTLNYRLRRAEAHLATQFVDRQRPTHD from the coding sequence GTGCGCGAACTCGCCTTCGCTCTGGAGTACGACCCCGGGTGTAACGCCGTCGCGGACGCGCTGGCGGCCCACCCCGACGCCCGGATCCGCTCGCTGTCGGTCCACGTCACCGACGACCGCCTCTGGCGGGTCGATCACGCCACCGGGGGGAGCGACGCCCTCGCCGCCATCGAATCGGCCTTTCGCGACGCCGACTACTACGCCGACTGTCTCGCGACCGACGACTGCGGAGCGACACAGACCACCGACGTGCTCGACCGCTCGGATGACACGCTCGTGCTCTTCTCGTACTGGGAGCGCTCGCCGGTCTGTGTCTCGGTGCCACACCTCGCACGCGATCACCTCGGGGACGGCCTCCTGTTCGATACGCGCCACGAGCAACGCCACTACACCTGGCGGATCATCCACTCGGGTGAGGGCGATGAGAGTGCCTTCTTCGGGGCGCTGGAGGACGCTCTGGGGGAGTGTGCCGCCATCGAGATGCTCCGCTCGGGCGCGACGGCGGCGACCGACGCCGAGATGCCGGCCGAACAACGGGCGGCGCTCCGGGCCGCCGTCGAACACGGCTACTACGAGACGCCCCGCGAGGTGGACGTGAGCGATCTGGCCGCCCATCTCGACGTGCCTCGATCGACGCTGAATTATCGATTGCGCCGCGCAGAGGCCCACCTCGCGACCCAGTTCGTCGACCGACAGCGGCCGACCCACGATTGA
- a CDS encoding heavy metal translocating P-type ATPase: MSDEDAGARSNDEDAPGTSSDGTPSSGAGSAESAQTVTARLVVPEMDCPSCAKKVDGSLERVTGITAVELSPTQGTAAVTYDAEATTRRDVIAAIESAGYEVLDGGGGDDETDTGGPAIAPPTDVWTSARAIKTWIGAVVLTLGLIVEFVLTGGNVGVATVLGASITVADLLFLLAVVVSGAPVVRSGFHSARARSLDIDLLMGTAIIAATAIGLFVEAATLAVLFSIAELLEDYAMDRARDSLRELMELSPDEATVRRDGEAVTVPADDVAIGDRVLVKPGEKIPLDGTVVEGESAVDESPITGESMPVEKRAGDEVFAGSITAEGYLEIEVTSRAGDSTLARIIDLVQGAERNQTDSEQFVDRFAGYYTPVVVVLAVLTATIPPLVIASDVTLAVAGVDVVLPAGWRAWFVRGLTLLVIACPCAFVISTPVSVVSGITSAARSGVLIKGGNHLETMGTVEAVALDKTGTLTRGDLSVTDIVPSGDRDADAILRIAAALERRSEHPIAAAILDRADREGMVIPEPSAFETRPGEGVHATIDGETYYAGTPALFADLGADGAGAAVGSDDADDADDARATLEADGKTVVAVGTADAVHGLIGVADTVRPGAREAVERLLDLGVAHVVMLTGDNEGTARAIADQTGVDAYRAELLPEDKVAAVEAVREEYGTVAMVGDGINDAPALATADVGVAMGAAGTDTAIETADIALLGDDVRKLPYLYDLSRTANRVIRQNIWSSLGVKALLAVGVPIGLVSVAVAVVVGDMGMSLGVTGNAMRLARVSPETTDADGSE, translated from the coding sequence ATGAGCGACGAGGACGCGGGAGCGAGGTCGAACGACGAGGACGCCCCAGGGACCTCGAGCGACGGGACCCCTTCCAGCGGGGCGGGCAGCGCCGAGTCGGCGCAGACGGTCACGGCCCGCCTCGTCGTCCCCGAGATGGACTGTCCGTCGTGTGCGAAGAAAGTCGACGGGAGTCTGGAACGGGTCACGGGAATCACGGCGGTCGAGCTCTCACCGACCCAGGGGACGGCGGCGGTCACGTACGACGCCGAGGCGACGACCCGGCGCGACGTGATCGCGGCCATCGAGAGTGCGGGCTACGAGGTGCTCGACGGTGGGGGTGGAGACGACGAGACGGACACCGGGGGGCCCGCGATCGCCCCGCCGACGGACGTCTGGACGAGTGCGCGCGCGATCAAGACCTGGATCGGGGCGGTCGTCCTGACGCTCGGACTGATCGTCGAGTTCGTCCTCACCGGCGGGAACGTCGGCGTGGCGACCGTTCTCGGCGCGTCGATCACCGTCGCGGACCTCCTCTTCCTCCTCGCGGTCGTCGTGAGCGGTGCACCGGTCGTCCGGAGTGGATTCCACTCGGCGCGCGCCCGGAGCCTGGACATCGACTTGCTGATGGGGACGGCGATCATCGCGGCGACGGCGATCGGCCTGTTCGTCGAGGCCGCGACGCTGGCCGTCCTGTTTTCGATCGCCGAACTGCTCGAAGACTACGCGATGGACCGGGCACGCGATTCGCTCCGGGAGTTGATGGAACTCTCGCCCGACGAGGCAACGGTCCGGCGCGACGGCGAGGCGGTGACCGTCCCCGCCGACGACGTCGCGATCGGCGACCGGGTGCTCGTCAAACCCGGCGAGAAGATCCCCCTCGACGGGACCGTCGTCGAGGGCGAGAGCGCGGTCGACGAGTCACCGATCACCGGCGAGAGCATGCCCGTCGAGAAGCGCGCGGGCGACGAGGTGTTCGCCGGATCGATCACCGCCGAGGGCTACCTGGAGATCGAGGTCACCTCTCGGGCGGGCGATTCGACGCTCGCGCGCATCATCGATCTCGTCCAGGGCGCTGAACGCAATCAGACCGACAGCGAGCAGTTCGTCGACCGCTTCGCGGGCTACTACACGCCGGTCGTGGTCGTTCTCGCCGTGCTGACGGCGACGATCCCGCCGCTCGTCATCGCGTCGGACGTGACGCTCGCCGTCGCGGGCGTCGACGTCGTCCTCCCGGCGGGGTGGCGCGCGTGGTTCGTCCGTGGGCTGACCTTGCTCGTGATCGCGTGTCCCTGCGCGTTCGTCATTTCGACGCCCGTCTCGGTCGTCTCGGGGATCACCAGCGCCGCCCGCTCGGGCGTGCTCATCAAGGGTGGGAACCACCTGGAGACGATGGGTACCGTCGAGGCGGTCGCCCTCGACAAGACCGGGACGCTCACGCGGGGCGACCTCTCGGTGACCGATATCGTCCCGTCGGGCGATCGCGACGCCGACGCGATTCTCCGGATCGCGGCGGCGCTCGAACGGCGCTCGGAACACCCGATCGCGGCGGCGATCCTCGACCGGGCCGACCGCGAGGGGATGGTGATCCCCGAACCGAGTGCCTTCGAGACCCGCCCCGGCGAGGGTGTGCACGCGACGATCGACGGCGAGACCTATTATGCAGGGACGCCCGCGCTGTTCGCGGACCTGGGGGCCGACGGCGCGGGGGCGGCAGTGGGGAGCGACGACGCCGACGACGCCGACGACGCCCGGGCGACCCTCGAAGCCGACGGGAAGACCGTCGTCGCGGTCGGGACGGCCGACGCGGTCCACGGCCTGATCGGCGTCGCCGACACCGTCCGTCCGGGCGCACGCGAGGCCGTCGAGCGCTTACTCGACCTCGGCGTCGCCCACGTCGTCATGCTCACCGGCGACAACGAGGGGACGGCGCGAGCGATCGCCGACCAGACCGGCGTCGACGCGTATCGCGCCGAACTCCTGCCCGAGGACAAAGTCGCTGCGGTCGAGGCCGTCCGCGAGGAGTACGGCACGGTCGCGATGGTCGGCGACGGCATCAACGACGCGCCCGCGCTGGCGACCGCCGACGTGGGGGTCGCGATGGGCGCGGCGGGCACCGACACTGCGATCGAGACTGCCGACATCGCGCTGTTGGGCGACGACGTCCGGAAGTTGCCCTACCTCTACGATCTCTCGCGGACCGCCAATCGCGTCATCCGCCAGAACATCTGGTCGAGTCTCGGCGTGAAGGCCTTGCTCGCGGTCGGCGTCC
- a CDS encoding TlpA family protein disulfide reductase: MHDERDLTRRRTLIGAGATSASLLAGCLGRGEESTGEDRTTDGTETATTGDGTSATTAAPTTETPLECRGDPTLPADAESAENGAADGSTDADWQEMELTSVRCADPFTIGSLDPPVVVETFAVWCPTCSAQQQNMRDLEGVTRVSLNVDPNESRDIVREHAAGNGFDWRYAIAPEPMTSALIDAFDGAIVHPPSTPIVVVCADGSTIYRSGSLKSADEIESLAAEC; encoded by the coding sequence ATGCACGACGAACGCGATCTGACGCGACGACGGACCCTGATCGGTGCCGGGGCGACGAGCGCGAGTCTCCTCGCTGGCTGTCTGGGGCGTGGTGAGGAGTCCACCGGCGAGGACCGGACGACCGACGGCACGGAGACGGCGACGACCGGGGACGGCACGAGTGCGACGACCGCCGCACCGACCACCGAGACGCCCCTGGAGTGTCGTGGGGATCCGACGCTGCCCGCCGACGCTGAGTCTGCCGAGAACGGCGCCGCCGATGGCTCCACGGACGCCGACTGGCAGGAGATGGAACTCACGAGCGTCCGGTGTGCGGACCCGTTCACGATCGGCAGTCTCGACCCGCCGGTCGTCGTCGAGACGTTCGCGGTCTGGTGTCCGACCTGTTCGGCCCAACAACAGAACATGCGTGACCTGGAGGGCGTCACGCGGGTGAGCCTCAACGTCGACCCGAACGAATCGCGCGATATCGTCCGCGAACACGCCGCCGGCAACGGGTTCGACTGGCGATACGCCATCGCGCCCGAACCGATGACCTCGGCGCTGATCGACGCTTTCGACGGGGCGATCGTCCACCCGCCGAGCACGCCGATCGTCGTGGTCTGTGCGGACGGATCGACGATCTACCGCTCGGGCAGTCTGAAGAGTGCCGACGAGATCGAATCGCTCGCGGCCGAGTGCTGA
- a CDS encoding carbonic anhydrase yields the protein MVETTLDEILARNDRHVQSLPDDQFDDVQSGQAPAAVSMCCSDSRVSQTGMVDAVDPGWLFTPSTIGNQVRDLVDGEWVIDGSVLYPIAHTGTRVALVVGHTGCGAVTAALEAVQSGASDQPAGIEKWVEALVPIVEDGLNDDRIDSERKASLVDQLVEYNVDRQVEFLRASGDVPDAVAVYGLVYDFQSVYGDTNGRLYLVNANGETDPATLRDQTGAEHSDHVRRLDEI from the coding sequence ATGGTCGAGACGACACTCGACGAGATCCTCGCGCGCAACGACCGCCACGTCCAATCGCTGCCCGACGACCAGTTCGACGACGTCCAGTCGGGCCAGGCCCCCGCGGCGGTGTCGATGTGCTGTTCGGACTCGCGGGTCTCACAGACCGGGATGGTCGACGCTGTCGACCCAGGCTGGCTGTTCACCCCGAGTACGATCGGCAATCAGGTGCGCGATCTGGTGGACGGCGAGTGGGTGATCGACGGCAGCGTGCTCTACCCGATCGCTCACACCGGGACCCGGGTCGCGCTCGTGGTCGGCCACACCGGGTGTGGCGCGGTCACCGCCGCGCTGGAGGCCGTGCAGTCGGGCGCATCCGACCAGCCCGCGGGCATCGAGAAGTGGGTCGAGGCGCTCGTCCCGATCGTCGAGGACGGCCTCAACGACGATCGAATCGACTCCGAACGGAAAGCATCGCTGGTCGACCAACTCGTCGAGTACAACGTCGACCGCCAGGTCGAGTTCCTGCGTGCGAGCGGGGACGTACCCGACGCAGTCGCGGTCTACGGGCTGGTCTACGACTTCCAGTCGGTGTACGGCGACACGAACGGCCGGCTGTATCTGGTGAATGCGAACGGTGAGACCGACCCCGCGACGCTTCGCGACCAGACCGGCGCGGAGCACAGCGATCACGTCCGGCGGCTAGATGAGATTTAA
- a CDS encoding cytochrome c biogenesis protein CcdA, translating into MVLGSIVTAFGLGLATPLTAVCVIPLYPGFLAFLADQGENAPSVATLGALVATGVIGTMAAIGVLFTTVLETSLTRVVEVLSPPAFALLGLLGIALIVGFDPQARLPSVEPPQSRRPGLSALAYGAFFAAIVLPCNPAFIAVFFARATLIADPVRSLLNFLSFGVGMAAPLLALAVVSEAARDRVLGTLTAHRRAVDVGSGLLLVGVAAYYLLAVFEVAGPLG; encoded by the coding sequence ATGGTCCTCGGATCGATCGTGACGGCGTTCGGGTTGGGGCTGGCGACGCCGCTGACGGCCGTGTGTGTTATCCCACTCTACCCGGGCTTTCTCGCCTTCCTGGCCGATCAGGGCGAAAATGCCCCCTCGGTCGCGACGCTCGGTGCGCTCGTCGCGACGGGCGTGATCGGCACCATGGCCGCCATCGGCGTCCTCTTCACGACCGTCCTGGAGACGTCACTGACCCGCGTCGTCGAGGTCCTCTCGCCGCCAGCGTTCGCCCTGCTGGGTCTGCTCGGAATCGCACTGATCGTGGGGTTCGACCCCCAGGCCCGCCTGCCGAGCGTCGAGCCACCCCAGTCCCGCCGGCCCGGCCTGTCGGCGCTGGCCTACGGCGCTTTCTTCGCGGCGATCGTGTTGCCCTGCAATCCGGCCTTTATCGCGGTGTTTTTCGCCCGTGCGACGCTGATCGCGGACCCCGTCCGGAGCCTCCTCAACTTCCTGTCCTTTGGCGTCGGCATGGCCGCGCCGCTGCTCGCGCTCGCGGTCGTCTCCGAGGCGGCCCGTGATCGCGTGCTCGGGACGCTCACGGCTCACCGGCGCGCGGTCGACGTGGGGTCGGGCCTGCTGCTCGTCGGCGTCGCGGCCTATTACCTGCTGGCGGTCTTCGAGGTCGCCGGCCCGCTGGGCTGA